CGACCTGTTCGACCGGCACGGCTACGAGTCGACCAGTCTCAGCGACATCGTCGACCACGCCCACGTCACCAAAGGCGCCCTGTACTTCCACTTCGCGGCCAAGGAGGACCTGGCCCACGCCATCATGGAGATCCAGTCCCAGGCCTCGCGCCGGCTGGCCCGTGAGGTGGAGGAACGGGACTGCTCCTCGCTGGAGGCCCTGATGCGGATCACCTTCGGCATCGCCCGGCTCTCCGTCGAGGGCCCGGTCGCCCGCGCGGGGCTGCGGCTGGCCACCGCGGGTGTGGGACTGCGGCCGCCGCTGCCGCACCCGTTCACCGAGTGGCTGGAGATCGCGTCCCGCAAGCTGCTGGGCGCGGTCAAGGAGTCCGACGTCCACCCGGACATCGACATAGACGCCGTCGCGCACTCCCTCGTCAGCTTCTTCGTCGGCACCCGGGTCACGGGCCGTTCCCTCGAACCGCTCGTGCGGCTGCCCCGCCGCACCGCGGAGATGTGGTACGTCCTGGTCCGCGGTCTGGTGCCGGTCACCCGCCGCCCCCGCTACCTCAGCCTGGTCGCACAGCTGGAGCGGGAGACCAGGGCGGTGTGAGCCGCGGCCGGGGGCGCGGGGCCCCGCGCGGTACGGTGAGGCGCATGCCCGACACCGCCCCCGCGCCCGTGCTCCGCGCCGACCGGCCCGGCTCCTTCCCGCACGGGGTGCTGGCCGAGCGCCACCCCGCGATCATCCGGCAGGTGCGGGAGTTGATCCCGTACGACCCCGAACGGCGCCGCGCCCTCGACGCATTGCTGGCGAACTGCACCGAGGGCGTCGTCGAGCCCCTCCCCGCGGACGCCCACGACCTCGGCGACTGGCAGGACTGGGGCCTCGCCGAACACATCGGCCGGTCCTGGTTCGACCTGCCCTGGCTCTGGTCCGAGAGCTACTTCTACCGGCGGCTCCTGCACGCCGTCGGCTACTTCACCCCCGGGCCATGGCAGGGCATCGACCCCTTCCGTCCCGCCAAGCTCACCGAGCTGGACGCCCCGCAGACCGACGAGGAGCTGGCCGCCCTCGACGCCCTCGCGGACCGCCCGGCCGACGAACGCTCCCGCGCCCTGCTGCACGGCTCCCTCTGGGGCAACCGCGCCGACCTCGGCTTCCGGCTCTCCGCCGAGGGCGCCGGCACCCGGGCCGCCGCTCCCGCGCTGGTCGCCGACGACAGCGAAACCCTGTGGTCGCTGCTCCCGCCCGCCGCGGAGGGCGGCACCCTCTGCCTGGTCGCCGACAACGCGGGCCGGGAACTCGTCCCCGATCTGCTGCTCATCGCCGACCTCCTCGACCGGGGCCGCATCGCACGCGCCGTCCTGCACCTCAAGCCGCACCCCTACTACGTCTCCGACGCCACCACCGCCGACGTGCTCGACGCGCTGCGCCGGCTCACCGCGGCACCCGGCACCGCCGCCGGGTACGGCCGACGGCTCTGGTCCGCGCTGACCGACGGCCGCCTCACCCTGCGCGCCCACCCCTTCTCCGGCGGCCCGCTGCCGTACGCCGAGATGCCGGACGACCTGCGGGCCGAGTTCGCCGCCGCCACGCTCACCGTGGTCAAGGGCGACCTCAACTACCGCCGTCTGGTGGGCGACCGGCGCTGGCCCGCGACCACCCCCTTCGCCGACCTCACCGCGTACTTCCCCGGCCCGGTCGCCGCCCTGCGCACCCTGAAGTCGGAGGTGGTCTGCGGCCTCGACGTCGGCACCGAGGCCGCGCTGACCGCCGCCGAGGGCGAGCGGTGGCGGACGGCCGGCACCCATGCGCTGATCCAGGTCAAGGTATGAGACTCACGCCGTCACGGCTCTCGGCGTGCCGGGCCGGCCAGTCATACGACGGGTCACGGGACGATCCTCATCGGGAGTGACTTGATGCCGTTGACGAAGTTCGACACCAGCCGTCCCGGCGCACCGGCGGTCCGCAGCACGGGCAGCGCGCGCAGTGCCTCCCCGTACAGCACCCGAAGCTGCAGCCGGGCGAAGTGAGCACCGAGACAGACGTGCGGCCCGTCCCCGAAGGACACCTGCGGATTGGGCGCGCGGCCCAGGTCCAGCCGGTCCGGGTCGGCGAACACCCGCTCGTCCCGGTTGGCCGCCGCATGGCAGACGACCACCTTGTCACCCGCGCGGATCCGGCGCCCGGCCAGCACGGTGTCGCGGACGGCGGTCCGGCGGAACGTGAGCACCGGCGGGTGCCAGCGCAGCAACTCGTCGACGGCCGAGGCGAGCGGCACGGAACCGGACCGCAGCCGCTCGTACTCACCCGGGTGCTCCGCGAGCGCCAGCAGCCCGCCGGGCGCCGCGGCGCGCACCGTGTCGTTGCCGGCGACCGTGAGCAGGAAGAAGAACATCTCCAGCTCCGCGCCGGCGAGTTCGCCGTCCCGGGCGAGAGTGGTCAGTACGTCGTCGCCGGGGTGGCGCCGCTTGTGCGCGGCGAGCCGCTGGGCGTAGTCGAACATGTCCCGCAGTGCCGCGGGGGAGCGCGGGTTCACCGGGTTGCCCCGCTCGTCGCGCACCGCGGGTCCCGCCTCGTCCGGGTCCTGGTAGCCGATCACCCGCTGCGTCCAGTGCAGCAGCAGATGCCGGTCGCTCTCCGGGACGCCCAGCAGATCGGCCAGGTTCAGCAGGGCGTAGTCGTCGGTGACGGCGGCCACGAGGTCGACGGTGCCGTCCCCCGCCCGCGCCTCGGTCACCGCCCGCGCGAGCAGCGTCCGGGCCCGCTCCCCGGCGACCGCCGTGAACCGCTCGATCCGGCCGGGGGTGAACGCCCGGCCGACCAGCCGCCGCAGCCGGTTGTGGTGCGGCGGGTCCTGGTTGAGCATCATGCGGCGGATGAACGGCAGGTCGTCCGGGTCCGGATCGCGTATCTGGGTGGCGCCGAGGTACGAGGAGAAGGCCGCCGCGTCCTTGAGCACGCGCACCACGTCCGCGTGCCGGGTCACGGCCCAGAACCCGGGCCCGGCCGGCCAGCCCAGGACCTCCGGCTCCTCCTGCCAGGCCACGGGGTGATGGTCGCGCAGGACCCGGTAGGCGTCGTACGGAACCGCGGTGGCGTACCGCCGGGGGTCGAAGACGTCCGGGACGGGCGGGGCGCCGGGCCGGGTCATGCGGGCCCGCCCGTACCGACCAGGGCCGCGGCCGGGTCCGGGTCCGGGTCCGCCCTGAGGAAGTCCTCCACCACCCGGATCAGCTCCAGCGGCGTCTCGTCCATCGCGTAGTGCCCCGCGCAGGGCAGTTCGTGCAGTTCCGCGCGCGGATACCAGGCCAGCCAGGTCGCCGTGAGCAGATCCGCCGACAGCGCGGGATCGAGCGCCCCCGCGACGGCGAGCGCGGGGACCGTCGCGCCCTCCACCCGGTCGTGGAAGTCCTCCCGCGCCCAGGAGTCCAGCCAGGCGCGGAAGGCCTTCGGGTCGCTGCACGCCAGGGAGCGCTCCACCATCCGGTCCAGCCAGGCGGCGGGGCGGCGGCCACCGGTGGTGAGGTCGATGATGGCCCGCCGGTTCTCCGGCCGGTGCGCCGCGTCCGCGAACAGCTCCCACTGCTGCGGCGGCAGGTCGAGCCCGGAGGCCGGGACGGGGGAGACGCCGACGATCCGGCGCAGCCGGTGCGGTGCCACCGTCAGCAGCCGCTGGGCGACCGCGCCGCCCATCGAGTGCCCCACCACCGAGAACCGCCGCCAGCCCAGCCGGTCGGCCAGCCGGACCAGGTCCAGCGCGGCCTCACCGGTGGTGCACGCGCCCGAACAGGCGCGCGCCGCGCCGTAGCCGCGCAGATCGACCAGCGCGTACTGGAACGCCGCACGGTCCAGATCCGGCAGCAGGGGGGTGAACGCGGAGCGGTCGGCGAACCATCCGTGCACGGCGAACACCTTGTGGGCGCCGGCGCCGTGCAGTTCGTGGGGGAGCGCGAAGGAGGTCATGGCATCACCGTGGCGGGAGGTCGAGGGGGCGGCAAGGGTGCGTACACCGCGGACAACGGACCGGCCCGGCGGCGAACTCCCGCACCACCCGTGATTCACGCGATGGTGTGATCATGTGCGTCCCGGTGGATGCCCCGGCGGACACGGGGGTAGGGCCCGGCCATGACGCAGCCGTTCGAACTCCCGCACTTCTACATGCCGTATCCCGCGCGGCTGAACCCGCACCTCGACACCGCACGCGCCCACTCCACCGCGTGGGCGCGCGAGATGGGCATGCTGGAGGGGTCCGGGATCTGGGAGCAGGCCGACCTCGACGCGCACGACTACGGCCTGCTCTGCGCCTACACCCACCCCGACTGCGACGCGGAAGCGCTCGCGCTCATCACCGACTGGTACGTGTGGGTGTTCTTCTTCGACGACCACTTCCTGGAGACGTTCAAGCGCAGCCAGGACCGCGCGGGCGGCAAGGCCTACCTGGACCGGCTGCCGCTGTTCATGCCGCTTGAGCCGGGCACCCCCGTGCCCGAGCCGCGGAACCCGGTCGAGGCGGGCCTCGCCGACCTGTGGGCGCGCACCGTGCCGTCGATGTCGGCCGGCTGGCGCCGCCGCTTCGCCGTCGCCACCGAGCACCTGCTGAACGAGTCCCTGTGGGAGCTGTCCAACATCAACGAGGGGCGGATCGCCAACCCCGTCGAGTACATCGAGATGCGCCGCAAGGTCGGCGGCGCCCCCTGGTCCGCGGGGCTGGTGGAGTACGCGACCGCCGAGGTGCCCGCGTCCGTCGCCGGCACCCGGCCGCTGCGGGTGCTGATGGAGACGTTCTCGGACGCCGTGCACCTGCGCAACGACCTCTTCTCCTACCAGCGGGAGGTCGAGGAGGAGGGCGAGAACAGCAACGGCGTCCTCGTGCTGGAGACCTTCTTCGGCTGCACCACCCAGGAGGCCGCCGACACCGTCAACGACGTCCTCAGCTCCCGGCTCCACCAGTTCGAGCACACCGCGTTGACCGAAGTGCCCGCGCTCGCCTTGGAGAAGGGGCTCACCCCGGCCGAGGTCGCGGCGGTGGCCGCCTACACCAAGGGCTTGCAGGACTGGCAGTCCGGCGGCCACGAGTGGCACCTGCGCTCCAGCCGCTACATGAACGAGAACGCCGTC
Above is a genomic segment from Streptomyces glaucescens containing:
- a CDS encoding ScbR family autoregulator-binding transcription factor, whose amino-acid sequence is MARQLRAEQTRATIIAAAADLFDRHGYESTSLSDIVDHAHVTKGALYFHFAAKEDLAHAIMEIQSQASRRLAREVEERDCSSLEALMRITFGIARLSVEGPVARAGLRLATAGVGLRPPLPHPFTEWLEIASRKLLGAVKESDVHPDIDIDAVAHSLVSFFVGTRVTGRSLEPLVRLPRRTAEMWYVLVRGLVPVTRRPRYLSLVAQLERETRAV
- a CDS encoding damage-control phosphatase ARMT1 family protein codes for the protein MPDTAPAPVLRADRPGSFPHGVLAERHPAIIRQVRELIPYDPERRRALDALLANCTEGVVEPLPADAHDLGDWQDWGLAEHIGRSWFDLPWLWSESYFYRRLLHAVGYFTPGPWQGIDPFRPAKLTELDAPQTDEELAALDALADRPADERSRALLHGSLWGNRADLGFRLSAEGAGTRAAAPALVADDSETLWSLLPPAAEGGTLCLVADNAGRELVPDLLLIADLLDRGRIARAVLHLKPHPYYVSDATTADVLDALRRLTAAPGTAAGYGRRLWSALTDGRLTLRAHPFSGGPLPYAEMPDDLRAEFAAATLTVVKGDLNYRRLVGDRRWPATTPFADLTAYFPGPVAALRTLKSEVVCGLDVGTEAALTAAEGERWRTAGTHALIQVKV
- a CDS encoding cytochrome P450, with the translated sequence MTRPGAPPVPDVFDPRRYATAVPYDAYRVLRDHHPVAWQEEPEVLGWPAGPGFWAVTRHADVVRVLKDAAAFSSYLGATQIRDPDPDDLPFIRRMMLNQDPPHHNRLRRLVGRAFTPGRIERFTAVAGERARTLLARAVTEARAGDGTVDLVAAVTDDYALLNLADLLGVPESDRHLLLHWTQRVIGYQDPDEAGPAVRDERGNPVNPRSPAALRDMFDYAQRLAAHKRRHPGDDVLTTLARDGELAGAELEMFFFLLTVAGNDTVRAAAPGGLLALAEHPGEYERLRSGSVPLASAVDELLRWHPPVLTFRRTAVRDTVLAGRRIRAGDKVVVCHAAANRDERVFADPDRLDLGRAPNPQVSFGDGPHVCLGAHFARLQLRVLYGEALRALPVLRTAGAPGRLVSNFVNGIKSLPMRIVP
- a CDS encoding alpha/beta fold hydrolase, with amino-acid sequence MTSFALPHELHGAGAHKVFAVHGWFADRSAFTPLLPDLDRAAFQYALVDLRGYGAARACSGACTTGEAALDLVRLADRLGWRRFSVVGHSMGGAVAQRLLTVAPHRLRRIVGVSPVPASGLDLPPQQWELFADAAHRPENRRAIIDLTTGGRRPAAWLDRMVERSLACSDPKAFRAWLDSWAREDFHDRVEGATVPALAVAGALDPALSADLLTATWLAWYPRAELHELPCAGHYAMDETPLELIRVVEDFLRADPDPDPAAALVGTGGPA